In Bradyrhizobium sp. CCBAU 051011, the following are encoded in one genomic region:
- a CDS encoding glycosyltransferase produces MDGDSETFFTNGDDRILQLAWAREHNLRRKSLADILLAQIEDHRTEIFYNTDPTRYDSSFVRRLPGCVKKTICWRAAPSGGADLSAYGMVVCNFPSILEDWRRKGCKVGYFYPAVDPEMEGYGDAEKTIDILFVGGYSRHHSTRVKVLQSIAGLSPDWNVVYCLDASRMTRLAESIPGLLFPQLRDLRRPKAIKEIARAPVFGRDLYQLIGSAQIVLNGAIDMAGDDKGNMRCFEAMGCGSLLLSDHGIYPEGMKDGETMFTYKSPDEAVNLARHILSNKEDANLVAARGRKMVGDLYNKTLQWQRFVEIVSLI; encoded by the coding sequence TTGGATGGCGACAGTGAAACATTCTTCACGAACGGTGATGACAGAATATTACAGCTGGCGTGGGCGCGAGAGCACAACTTGCGCCGGAAGAGTCTTGCCGATATCTTGCTTGCGCAGATCGAAGACCATCGCACAGAAATTTTCTACAACACCGATCCAACGCGATATGACAGTTCATTCGTCCGACGGCTTCCGGGCTGTGTAAAGAAAACAATCTGTTGGCGTGCAGCTCCGTCAGGCGGCGCAGACCTCTCAGCTTACGGTATGGTTGTCTGTAACTTTCCTTCAATTCTGGAGGACTGGCGGCGCAAAGGCTGTAAAGTTGGATATTTCTATCCGGCCGTGGACCCTGAGATGGAGGGATACGGAGATGCTGAAAAAACGATAGATATTCTGTTCGTTGGCGGCTACTCGCGGCACCACTCAACCCGCGTCAAGGTTCTGCAGTCTATCGCAGGTCTAAGCCCGGACTGGAACGTGGTGTACTGTTTGGATGCCTCCCGGATGACACGACTTGCGGAAAGCATTCCTGGGCTGCTTTTTCCGCAGCTTCGAGACCTGCGCCGTCCGAAAGCCATTAAAGAAATTGCCAGGGCTCCGGTGTTTGGTCGAGATTTGTATCAATTAATCGGCAGCGCGCAGATTGTGCTCAATGGCGCGATAGACATGGCGGGCGATGACAAGGGCAATATGCGATGCTTCGAAGCTATGGGCTGTGGTTCTTTGCTGCTCTCTGACCATGGGATTTATCCTGAAGGGATGAAGGATGGCGAGACGATGTTCACCTACAAAAGTCCGGATGAAGCAGTCAATCTGGCTCGTCACATCTTATCAAACAAAGAAGATGCAAATCTTGTTGCCGCGCGAGGAAGGAAAATGGTGGGTGATCTCTATAACAAGACTTTGCAGTGGCAGCGTTTCGTTGAAATTGTTTCTCTGATCTAG
- the asnB gene encoding asparagine synthase (glutamine-hydrolyzing), with the protein MCGIAGIIDFRGNPVEPAEISRLTNLLAHRGPNGEGTWFSVDRDVAFGHRRLAIIDPGAGGYQPMLSDDGRHVIVFNGEIYNFLELRRELEAQGAIFRTQSDTEVILAAWRAWQEGMLSRFNGMWALTIYDTQSKELFLARDRFGIKPLLYAMSPERFVFASEQRALVRSGLIRTSLDVDVARRLLLDAFSVEGSERTLCQEVRRLQSGHCLWLRPGRLEIRRWWRTVDHLPELPKTEPERVERFRELFQDAVALRMRSDVPIGTCLSGGFDSSAVICSMAAHEKAGMGPRDSTSWRHAFVATFPGALNDERPMAEEAAAWAEVNPTFLEIGRADALTELDQILDDNDDVYIGLPSAVWLIYRELSRKNVPVSLDGHGADELMGAYLQDGQSGAFRMRNALAGISSNSALARRGVDLLRALMIKRQGHYFLRGGLRQVPGQFSLVGDDDMLPRDWGSLNRRLYRMFHGTVLPTILRNFDRLSMAHGIEVRMPFMDWRLVAYTMALPETSKTSDGYTKVIARRAMENQMPESIRMGRRKVGFNSPMPEWLNGPLSGWTADLLDQQVPVFSELVDEPRLRQTVSRLTFSKTWDWELVGRIWPYLNMKWMLARYA; encoded by the coding sequence ATGTGCGGGATTGCAGGCATCATCGATTTCCGCGGCAACCCTGTTGAGCCGGCGGAGATTTCGCGCCTGACGAATCTGTTGGCTCATCGCGGCCCGAACGGCGAGGGCACCTGGTTCAGCGTCGATCGAGATGTCGCCTTTGGTCACCGGCGGCTGGCGATTATCGATCCAGGAGCGGGCGGCTACCAACCCATGTTGTCTGACGATGGTCGCCATGTGATCGTCTTCAATGGCGAAATCTACAATTTCCTTGAGCTTCGGCGCGAACTCGAGGCGCAGGGCGCGATCTTCCGCACCCAGTCGGATACTGAGGTCATTCTTGCGGCGTGGCGAGCGTGGCAGGAAGGGATGTTGTCGCGCTTCAACGGCATGTGGGCCCTGACCATCTATGACACCCAGTCAAAGGAACTGTTCCTCGCGCGCGACCGCTTCGGCATCAAGCCGCTTCTCTATGCGATGTCGCCGGAGCGCTTTGTCTTCGCATCGGAGCAGCGCGCGCTCGTGCGAAGCGGTCTGATCAGGACGTCGTTGGATGTCGACGTCGCTCGGCGACTTTTGCTGGATGCCTTTAGTGTAGAAGGTAGCGAGCGGACCCTCTGCCAGGAGGTGCGTCGGTTGCAGAGCGGCCATTGCCTGTGGCTGCGTCCGGGGCGGCTGGAGATCCGGCGCTGGTGGCGCACGGTCGATCATTTGCCGGAGCTGCCGAAGACCGAACCTGAGCGCGTCGAACGGTTTCGCGAATTGTTCCAGGATGCCGTCGCGCTGAGAATGCGCAGCGACGTGCCAATCGGGACTTGTTTGTCGGGAGGATTCGACTCGTCAGCCGTGATCTGCTCCATGGCTGCGCACGAAAAAGCCGGGATGGGACCGCGCGACAGTACCTCGTGGCGCCATGCTTTTGTTGCGACATTTCCGGGCGCATTGAACGACGAGCGGCCCATGGCCGAGGAGGCGGCCGCATGGGCGGAGGTCAATCCGACATTCCTCGAAATCGGCCGGGCCGACGCGCTGACCGAGCTCGACCAGATCCTCGACGACAATGATGACGTCTATATCGGGCTTCCAAGCGCAGTCTGGTTGATCTATCGAGAGCTCAGCCGCAAGAACGTGCCGGTGTCGCTCGATGGCCACGGGGCGGATGAGTTGATGGGGGCCTATCTCCAGGATGGCCAATCCGGAGCTTTTCGGATGAGAAATGCCCTCGCGGGAATTTCCTCGAATTCAGCGCTGGCCAGGCGCGGTGTGGATCTGTTGCGGGCGCTGATGATCAAACGCCAAGGGCATTATTTTTTGCGCGGCGGTCTGCGCCAGGTTCCCGGCCAGTTCAGTCTTGTGGGCGATGACGACATGCTGCCGCGCGATTGGGGTTCGTTGAACCGGCGCCTTTATCGAATGTTTCACGGCACTGTATTGCCGACAATCCTGCGAAACTTCGATCGCCTCTCGATGGCCCACGGCATCGAAGTCCGGATGCCGTTCATGGACTGGCGCTTAGTTGCCTACACGATGGCCTTGCCGGAGACGAGCAAAACGTCCGATGGCTACACCAAGGTCATTGCGCGGCGGGCAATGGAAAATCAGATGCCGGAGTCCATCCGTATGGGACGCCGGAAGGTGGGCTTCAACTCGCCGATGCCGGAGTGGCTGAACGGCCCTCTTTCTGGCTGGACGGCCGATTTGCTCGACCAACAGGTTCCAGTGTTTTCCGAATTGGTGGATGAGCCCCGCCTGCGCCAGACGGTCAGCCGCCTGACGTTCTCGAAGACATGGGACTGGGAATTGGTCGGGCGGATTTGGCCGTATTTAAATATGAAATGGATGCTGGCAAGGTACGCGTAA
- a CDS encoding lipopolysaccharide biosynthesis protein: MAEPDSSFRLLGNSAWNAAAFLIGVGLNLLILPFVVFRLGLAAFGVAGLVTACVAPALAFSNSLALSTARELAQRLAPDERDDARRFFATALLLAAAMGGLIVMILCLAGPPLARLAFNLSGKAADDLGLAFVFGAGGWLCQCVAAVFLALFTARQDYPRIASINIISAIIATASMVVLIPRWPQASTYLGCQALGFATSLLAALALSRRVIGGWLARPALHRGPLGDLVNLGVWQLAAQAGGIIAGQADRYLLGALLQPQFVGFYTIAQRLEEAMYIGILKVGEILFPFFSTLQRESSDRKADLLFRSSWVLNVLAASALGALIPVAGPLLHLWTGAEVAAEAQRVLVVLSIAGMLGCSANVFAFYLLASGRSRSNALISFVTAVFTLATSAVALPYFGWQAAGWSACIGMMAQIVTIIILLRQSFSLVGMWSRMAHFVLLPLGTGIVTALVLRHSVNDTLSNQAPHWWYVGGLYCLAAGIIFVVVVAASRAGPHGAACWRDLRVIASRFLPVKAA; this comes from the coding sequence ATGGCAGAGCCAGACAGCAGTTTTCGTCTGTTGGGAAATTCCGCGTGGAATGCGGCGGCCTTTTTGATCGGCGTGGGATTGAATCTGTTGATCCTGCCGTTCGTCGTTTTCCGTCTGGGCCTCGCTGCATTTGGCGTCGCAGGTCTTGTGACAGCCTGCGTCGCGCCCGCACTGGCATTCAGCAACTCCCTCGCGCTATCGACGGCGCGAGAACTTGCCCAGCGGTTGGCGCCGGATGAGCGCGACGATGCGCGCCGTTTCTTCGCCACGGCATTGCTCCTGGCAGCCGCGATGGGCGGATTGATCGTGATGATCCTGTGTTTGGCGGGCCCGCCGCTCGCCCGCCTTGCGTTCAACCTGAGCGGCAAAGCCGCCGACGATCTCGGACTGGCCTTTGTTTTCGGCGCCGGCGGATGGTTATGCCAGTGCGTTGCAGCGGTGTTTCTGGCCCTGTTTACCGCGCGCCAGGATTATCCACGGATCGCTTCGATCAACATTATCAGCGCAATTATCGCGACGGCATCGATGGTGGTATTGATCCCGCGCTGGCCGCAGGCCTCAACGTATCTTGGCTGTCAGGCGTTGGGTTTTGCGACGAGCCTGCTTGCAGCGCTTGCGCTTTCGCGCAGGGTTATCGGTGGATGGCTGGCGCGTCCCGCGCTTCATCGCGGCCCGCTCGGCGATCTCGTCAATTTGGGAGTTTGGCAATTAGCTGCCCAGGCTGGCGGCATCATTGCGGGGCAAGCGGATCGGTACCTGCTCGGTGCGTTGCTTCAGCCCCAATTTGTCGGCTTTTACACCATTGCCCAGAGGCTCGAAGAAGCTATGTATATTGGCATCTTGAAAGTGGGCGAAATCCTGTTCCCGTTCTTTAGCACACTGCAAAGAGAATCCAGCGATCGGAAGGCCGATCTGCTGTTTCGGTCTTCGTGGGTCCTCAACGTGCTCGCCGCGAGCGCGCTGGGTGCGCTAATTCCCGTCGCCGGCCCGCTGCTTCATCTCTGGACCGGCGCGGAAGTGGCCGCCGAAGCCCAGCGGGTGCTGGTGGTGCTCTCGATCGCAGGAATGCTGGGATGCAGCGCGAACGTGTTTGCATTCTATCTGCTGGCCAGCGGCCGATCCCGTTCCAACGCGTTGATCTCTTTTGTTACAGCCGTATTTACGCTGGCCACCAGCGCGGTGGCTTTGCCCTATTTCGGATGGCAGGCGGCGGGCTGGAGTGCCTGCATCGGCATGATGGCCCAGATCGTCACGATCATCATCTTGCTGCGGCAAAGTTTCAGCCTCGTTGGCATGTGGTCGCGGATGGCTCACTTTGTATTGCTGCCATTGGGAACGGGCATCGTCACGGCACTCGTGCTGCGACATTCCGTTAACGACACGTTGTCCAACCAGGCCCCACATTGGTGGTATGTTGGGGGGCTATATTGCCTGGCGGCCGGTATTATCTTTGTTGTCGTTGTCGCCGCCTCGCGAGCCGGTCCGCACGGCGCGGCTTGCTGGCGGGATCTGCGCGTCATTGCAAGTCGCTTTTTACCTGTAAAGGCGGCGTAA
- a CDS encoding DegT/DnrJ/EryC1/StrS aminotransferase family protein, whose product MPVPFADLQLQYQNIKAQIDGAIAAVIRDNAFIRGPYVDAFEREFASAVDIKHCVSCANGTDALYLAMAALKVKPGDEVITTAHSWISTSAMITHAGGTVVFADTDGTTFTIDPAAVEAAITPRTVGIIPVHLYGQPADMDAIMAIARKHKLWVIEDCAQAHLARYKGQQIGTFGTAATYSFYPGKNLGAMGDAGAVVTNDGALAEHMTMLARHGGLIKHQHHIEGINSRLDGMQAAILSAKLPHLTEWTKARQDAAKIYDAGLNQIEDVVVPSIAAGRTHVYHLYTIQHPRRDALAVHLNANGVQTAINYPTALPFLAAYIRFRHRPEQFPNAYRDQSRILSLPMFGEITSDQQIEVIDLIRTF is encoded by the coding sequence ATGCCCGTACCCTTTGCGGATCTGCAGCTTCAGTATCAAAACATCAAAGCCCAGATCGACGGCGCGATCGCCGCGGTCATTCGCGACAATGCGTTCATTCGCGGACCCTATGTCGATGCATTCGAGCGGGAATTCGCAAGCGCGGTGGATATCAAGCACTGCGTGTCATGCGCCAATGGCACCGACGCGCTGTATCTCGCCATGGCCGCGCTGAAGGTCAAGCCCGGCGATGAAGTCATCACGACGGCTCATTCGTGGATCAGCACGTCGGCGATGATCACGCATGCCGGCGGCACTGTGGTGTTCGCGGATACCGATGGAACGACATTCACTATCGACCCCGCTGCGGTTGAGGCCGCGATCACGCCGCGCACGGTCGGCATTATCCCGGTGCATCTGTACGGGCAGCCGGCGGATATGGACGCGATTATGGCGATCGCGCGCAAGCACAAGCTCTGGGTGATCGAAGATTGCGCGCAGGCGCACCTAGCGCGCTACAAGGGCCAGCAGATCGGCACATTTGGCACGGCCGCAACCTATTCGTTCTATCCCGGCAAGAATTTGGGCGCGATGGGCGACGCGGGCGCCGTTGTCACCAACGACGGCGCGCTGGCGGAGCATATGACCATGCTCGCGCGCCACGGCGGCCTCATCAAGCATCAGCACCACATCGAAGGCATCAACAGCCGGCTCGACGGCATGCAGGCGGCGATCCTATCGGCCAAATTGCCTCACCTGACTGAATGGACCAAGGCGCGCCAGGATGCCGCCAAGATTTACGACGCCGGCCTCAACCAGATTGAAGATGTCGTAGTACCATCAATCGCGGCGGGCCGCACCCACGTCTATCATCTCTATACGATTCAGCATCCGCGCCGCGACGCGTTAGCGGTGCATTTGAACGCCAACGGTGTACAGACAGCGATCAACTATCCGACTGCGCTGCCGTTTCTCGCAGCGTACATCCGGTTCCGTCATCGTCCCGAGCAGTTTCCTAATGCGTATCGCGATCAAAGCCGGATCTTGTCGCTGCCGATGTTTGGCGAAATCACGAGTGATCAACAGATCGAAGTCATCGATCTGATTCGAACGTTCTAA
- a CDS encoding acyltransferase, whose amino-acid sequence MNQPDLRHVGVRDVEFGARVSVIEPCNLYGCKIEDDCFVGPFTEIQKGARIGARTRVQSHAFICELVTIGDDCFVGHGVMFINDTFSTGGPAGGRKELWRETVVGNRVSIGSNATIMPVRIVDDVVIGAGSVVTRDITTAGTYAGNPARRLCQRNKDHK is encoded by the coding sequence GTGAACCAACCGGACCTGCGCCATGTTGGCGTGCGCGACGTTGAATTTGGCGCGCGGGTTAGCGTCATCGAGCCCTGCAATCTGTATGGCTGCAAAATCGAGGACGATTGTTTTGTCGGGCCTTTTACGGAGATTCAGAAGGGCGCGCGCATTGGCGCCCGCACGCGCGTGCAGTCGCATGCCTTCATCTGCGAGCTGGTGACGATCGGCGATGACTGCTTTGTCGGTCACGGCGTGATGTTCATCAATGACACGTTTTCGACCGGCGGCCCGGCGGGCGGGCGCAAGGAACTGTGGCGCGAAACCGTGGTCGGCAATCGGGTTTCGATCGGGTCGAACGCCACGATCATGCCGGTTCGGATCGTCGACGATGTCGTGATCGGGGCGGGTTCGGTGGTGACCAGGGACATCACGACGGCCGGTACGTATGCCGGCAATCCGGCGCGCCGGCTTTGTCAGCGGAATAAGGATCACAAATGA
- a CDS encoding Gfo/Idh/MocA family protein: protein MIKFGLLGCGRIATRHSDLLGGGHVDGASLAGVCDPIRPRADAIASKFGVPAYYNIDDFLARKEIDAVTVLTPSGMHPPHVIACARAGKHVVVEKPMALRLQDADDMIRACDEAGVKLFVVKQNRFNVPVVKAREALEAGRFGRLVLGTVRVRWCRDQAYYDQDDWRGTWAYDGGVLTNQASHHIDMLEWFFGDVVSVHARAITALVKIETEDTAVATLKFRNGALGIIEATTAVRPTDLEGSLSILGEKGTVEIAGFAVNQIRHWRFVDELPSDKDVVEKFSVNPSNVYGFGHQAYYQHVIDCLINQRAALVDGLEGRKSLELISALYESIETGQEVALRFTPRLSRLGVAS, encoded by the coding sequence ATGATAAAATTTGGCCTGCTCGGCTGCGGACGCATTGCGACACGCCACTCTGATCTGCTGGGGGGCGGTCACGTCGATGGCGCTAGCCTCGCGGGCGTCTGCGATCCGATTCGCCCGCGTGCTGACGCGATTGCGTCGAAGTTCGGCGTGCCGGCATACTATAACATCGATGACTTTCTGGCGCGAAAAGAGATCGACGCGGTAACGGTCTTGACGCCAAGCGGAATGCACCCTCCGCATGTCATCGCCTGCGCAAGGGCAGGAAAGCATGTAGTTGTTGAAAAGCCGATGGCGCTGCGGCTGCAGGATGCGGACGACATGATCCGCGCCTGTGACGAAGCCGGCGTCAAGCTTTTTGTCGTCAAGCAAAATCGCTTCAACGTTCCCGTGGTTAAGGCACGCGAGGCGCTGGAGGCCGGTCGATTCGGCCGTCTCGTTCTTGGGACAGTGCGCGTGCGCTGGTGCCGGGATCAAGCCTACTACGATCAGGACGATTGGCGCGGCACTTGGGCCTATGATGGCGGTGTGCTCACCAATCAGGCCAGTCATCATATCGATATGCTGGAGTGGTTTTTTGGCGATGTCGTGAGCGTTCATGCGCGCGCGATCACGGCGCTTGTAAAAATCGAGACTGAAGACACCGCTGTCGCAACGCTGAAATTCCGCAACGGAGCATTGGGCATCATTGAAGCGACGACTGCCGTACGCCCAACAGATCTCGAAGGCTCGCTCTCGATCCTGGGAGAGAAGGGTACGGTCGAAATCGCGGGCTTCGCCGTCAATCAGATCAGGCACTGGCGGTTTGTCGACGAACTGCCCTCAGACAAGGACGTGGTGGAAAAGTTTTCCGTGAATCCGTCGAACGTCTACGGCTTCGGCCATCAGGCCTATTATCAGCATGTGATCGATTGTCTGATCAATCAACGTGCCGCACTAGTGGACGGTCTTGAGGGGCGCAAGAGCCTCGAACTGATTTCCGCGCTTTATGAATCGATCGAAACCGGGCAGGAAGTCGCATTGCGCTTCACGCCCCGGTTGAGCCGATTAGGGGTGGCGTCGTGA